Genomic DNA from Budorcas taxicolor isolate Tak-1 chromosome 5, Takin1.1, whole genome shotgun sequence:
gaattttttttaaacaaataattgtcttttatttattttttacaaaaattatttttaatatatatatttttggctgccctcGGTCTTTGTTggtttgctcagctttctttagttgtggcaacaggggctactcttcgttctggtgtgagggcttctctttgcagtggcttctcttgttgaggagctgGAATACACTCAGGCTGAATACACTTCAGTAGCTGGAATACActcaggctcagtatttgtggggcacaggtttagttgctccacagcatatgggatcttcccagacctattgaacctatgtcccctgcattggcaggcgattcttatCTCCtgtgccactagggaaaccctgaACTTTTAATAAATAAACCTATTGCAACCTAAAATAGAAAAAACTCAGATACAAGAGACTGCCTTGAATTAGGAGGATTTCATAGaactctgctgtgctgtgctgagtccctcagtcgtgtccgattctttgtgaccctatggactgcagcccaccaggctcctgtgtccatggggattctccaggcaagaatactacagtgggttgccatttccttctccagggaatcttcctgacccaggaatcaaactggcgtctcctgcattgcaggggaattctttacccgGCTGAGCTACCATTGAGAGGATCAATTCTTAGGTAGGCTGATAAGAAGCCCAGGGTCgccgaggaggagaaaggggtctggggctcttgaggaggaggaaaggacaaacatttttttctacattccttagtcttagtcatagaaaatgttttcttttttttttctttaagcccagagttAAAGATTACACAACAACTCAGTTTAAAGTCTGTACTCAGTATTAcgtaacaatgtatcctgctggaggacatgtttctctttcttgagaaccttctgactaatcctgttaccttaaaatgtatattgtgggggtgggtctggtaagacctttacaaccttgagacattcttctgatttactgtaataaccaattgaaaaatTATATAGCTCTCTTGCTAAGACTAGaggggcactctctgtcccctttctgatgtctgtcagaagctttctctgtctctttttatactttaataaaactctgctgtgcaaaactcttgagtgatcaagtctggtccctggtcccgaagccaaatcttctttggagatcaccaATCCGACATTGTTCACTGTGAGCTATCACCATGGAGGAGGTGATCACAACccagtccagaattcttgcctggaaagtatcctggatggagcagcctggaagTCCATAGTCCATGGAGGTATAaaagtcagtcacgactgaataactgagcgtgcacacacacacacacacacacacacacacacacacacacacaactttaaaCAGGAGATGAACCAGTGGCAAAGGAAGCTTCTTTCTTGGTTGTGTGATACATATCTTTCCAAGGACTGGAATTTCTCTCTGGTCCTTACTCTTTGAGCCACTAGGGTTTGAGGCATCCTCTCTAGTCACTTGTGTTACCCCCCTCCCCCGCTGTTGGTGACATTATTCCAGCTGAGATCTGTTTCCTCTTTCTAACTTCTTCCTCAGTAGCTGGGGACCATGTTGATACCTGGGGTGGGTTGGAAAGTTCAAGCAGAAGTCAGACCTGTTACTATTTGAGCAGTTTCTTGTCTTTGAATGATTACCACTGTCTTACAGAAGGATTTTGAGAAAGTGCTGTCCCTGTTTCTAGGCACTGGAAAGAGGAAGCCTAGGGGCTCATTGTGGCAGTGGGCAGAGGGCAGCCCCTGGGGCAGTGAGCTGGGCAGTTCAGCAGGTAgaccctggctggggagctggaaCACAAGATTTCTGAACCTGGCTTCATTCAGGCCTAGCTGAGGGACCCTGGATACAACCCAGACTCCTTTGCCTTGTGGCATCTGTTTTGTCCTTGGGGTGTGGACTCCAGCCCCCAGACCTGACTGCAGGGAATTAGAGAGGCTTAGCCGCTGCTCCCTTGTTCCCTGTCATCAGACAggtccctctctccctcttcagCCTCCCCTGATAGTTTCCATCCCCACCTTTCCTCTGGGAATCAGGCTCTGGGGGACTGAGCTTCcctcctgggctgcagggagGGCCGACCTGGGGCCATGCAGACTCAGGAGCAGGTAAAAGCCCCACCTGCCTTCTCTCTGAAGCCTTGATCCCGTGTCTTGTCTTCCTCTCTCCCGCTCTTGCTCTCactccagccctgcctcctgctggATCCATTTTTCTCCCCGTCTCCTTCTGCCAGCTTTATTTACTGTGTCTATGCACCCTGCTTTCTGCCCATATCCTCTACTGCTTTCCCAAAGGGGAGATGTTCTCTCTGTCCCATCTCTTTGCTTCCAGAACCCAGAACTTGGTGAGTGGAGCCAATCCTCTGTGTCTTTCCAGTTCCAGCCTCAAGGAGGGACTGTCATCACCCTCAACTCCCCTGGTTTCTGTCCTTCTGTCCTGAGGGGCAATGTCAGCCGCCCAGGTGATGATATATCCACTCCTGACCCCTGGGAGGCTCTTGTGGACCTATCCACATGCCTTCCCTGCTGCAGCTGGGGCCTCTGTCGTTGCCGGGCTGCCCCCTTCACTCCCCCTTCCAGTCTGGCCTTGGGGACATGAGAGGTGGCAATGGCACAGCAGTGACTGAATTTGTTTTGCTGGGGTTCTCAGGTTACGGTTCCCTCCGGGGCCCTCTGTTCTGGGGGGTGCTTTTGGTCTACCTGGTCACCCTGCTGGGCAACTCGCTGATCATGCTCCTCACCCTGGCTGACGCTGCCCTGCACTcgcccatgtacttcttcctgcgCCACTTCTCCGGGTTGGAGATGCTCTACACCACGACTGTGGTCCCCAGGATGCTGGCcgacctcctctcctcctgccccaccatCCTGCCAGCCAGCTGCTTTACCCAGCTGTATTTCTTCTCACTGTTTGGCATCGCTGAATGTGGCCTGCTCACtgccatggcctatgaccgctatgcTGCCATCTGCCGGCCGCTGCATTATAGCACCCTGATGAACCCGGGAGCCTGTGTGTGCCTGGTGGGTGCCTGCTATCTCATGGGCATCATCACCGGCACCACTCACTCCATCCTCATCTTCACTTTGCCCTTCCACGGTACCAACACCATCCACCACTTCCTGTGTGACATCCTGCCTGTGCTGAGACTGGCCAGCGCTAGCACCTTCTGGGGTGAAGTGGGCAATCTTGCTATCACCATAGCCTTTATCCTCACACCCTTCTCACTGATCATAGTGTCCTATGCCTGTATTCTTGTCACCATCCTTGGGGTTGCGACATCTCAGGGACGTCGAAGAGTCTTCTCTACCTGTTCCTCCCACCTATTTGTGGTCATGCTCTTTTTTGGAACAGGAACCATTGCTTACATGCGGCTGGGGACAGGCTCCTCCCAGGCCGAGGACCAGATCCTTGCCCTCTTCTACACGGTTGTCACTCCCATGTTCAACCCTTTCGTCTACACTCTGAGGAACAAGGAGGTCACAGGGGCAATGAGGCGGCTTGTGAAGAAATACCTCTGGAGTCCTTGACCTCCTCTCATTTTTGGAGGCCCTGATCCTTGGAGGCTTTCAAGGAAGAGTGAGAAAGAAGCCCCAGCTCTGAGTGGTGTGTCGGGGTCCCTAGCCTGCCCAGCTCGAGTGCACTGTTGCTCAGAGCTTGGCTTCTGCAGCCTGCTCTTTTGGCCCTAATCTGACTTGTTCTTAGGTACAAAACTAGAAAGACATGCATTGGGTGGAGGCTgggatccatggggttgctaagaggaGTGAAGGTGACTGTGCCCATCTCGTGCCATGTTTGAGCACttctggtctttcctgaggcttAGGGCCCCTTCCTGGGGCTACAATTTCTGGAGACAgtgctttttttcctcccagactCCTCACTGCAAACCTTTCTCTTTCTTGTCAGTTGCCTCTGCTTCTACATGAACGCCTTTACTCCAGGTGGGAGATCTGACTTGGGTGGAAACAGGGCAGAGAATAGTTTTAATTGTTTTGTTATAGAGAAagctgatcaccgaagaattgattcttttgaactgtggtgttggagaagactcttgagagtcccttggactgcaaggagatccaaccagtccatcctaaaggagatcagtcctgggtgttcattggaaggactgaagttgaagctgaaactccaatactttggccacctgatgagaagagctgactcatttgaaaagactctgacgctgggaaaaactgaaggcgagaggagaaggggacgacagaggatgagatggttggatggcatcaccgactcaatggacatgagtttgagtaaattctgggagttagtgatggacagggaggcctggcatgctgcaatccatggggttgctaagagccagacacgactgaccgactgaactgaactgaacttattgcTGAATAGATGTCATTATACTTGTGTACTTTTATATTCTTCTGATCATAAACTTCTAGAAATAAAATTGCTGAGTCAAAATATAGGCACATTTTTTGAGTTTTCAGAACTT
This window encodes:
- the LOC128048790 gene encoding olfactory receptor 9-like — protein: MRGGNGTAVTEFVLLGFSGYGSLRGPLFWGVLLVYLVTLLGNSLIMLLTLADAALHSPMYFFLRHFSGLEMLYTTTVVPRMLADLLSSCPTILPASCFTQLYFFSLFGIAECGLLTAMAYDRYAAICRPLHYSTLMNPGACVCLVGACYLMGIITGTTHSILIFTLPFHGTNTIHHFLCDILPVLRLASASTFWGEVGNLAITIAFILTPFSLIIVSYACILVTILGVATSQGRRRVFSTCSSHLFVVMLFFGTGTIAYMRLGTGSSQAEDQILALFYTVVTPMFNPFVYTLRNKEVTGAMRRLVKKYLWSP